GATATACCCCTCCCTTAAAGCATGCTGATCAATATATACCCCTCCTCTTCGAAACAGATGATAGCTGTGATGATCTTGTCCAACAGCTTCATCAGCATATAGGATTTAAAAAAGGGAATGAAGAGGTGATGCGTTTTCTGAAAGAGAGACAGCATTATTCCGGCACAGATGCTGCCGTTTTGCAGTCATTTTTTGACTCCTTTGAGCAGCGACCGGATTGGGTGAATGAAGAATTGCTCTGCGTTGGTGCTGAACTCAGCAGACGCCCGGGCATCAGTGCGCTGATTGTTCTTCGGGATTACTGCCTTATGGGTGGCTATGAATCTTCGGCTATTAACAAACCTCTTATCTATACCGGTGCACTCAAAAAAGGAGCTGTAAAGCGACTGACAGATACCGTGACATTCTGGGTCAATATTACCCGACCAGGCGCTTTTGATGCTGACGGAGAAGGTTTTCAAAATGTTATTCTTACCCGTATTATTCATTCTTTCTCCCGGGTCAACATTCTGCATTCTACTGACTGGGATGCGGACAAATGGGGAATGCCTGTCAACACATGGGATTTATTAGCGACCAATTTAGGGTTTTCGCTGGTCTTTATCGTTGGCTTACGCCGGATGGGGTATGCGCCCACAGCCCAGGAAGTGAAAGGATTATTTCACTTCTGGAAGTACATTGGCTACCTTATCGGCATTCCGCTTCATCTTTTGCCGGATACGGAAGAGCAAGCTATAGAAGCTCTTTATTATTGGACGATGACACAGGCTGACGGGGATGAAGATTCAAAATCCCTTGCTCTGGCACTGAAAGAAGAACCTGTAAAAGCTTTCTTTCCTCCCTCCCCTTTAGGGCGAATGCTGATGAAAGAAATACATCTTTACTACAATAACTTCTTACTTGGAAAGTACTCCTGCAAACTCCTTGGACTACGGAATACAGTATTCGGCAAGATAGCTTATCTCAATATCCTGAAAAACAAGAGACAGGAAAAGAAGATAGGCTTACCGGGCTACAGAGACCGGATGATCCGCAAAGGGAGTGAGGAGCAGGACAAAGTAAAGCAAATCTATCTGAAATATAATCACGGGTAGCAGACCTGAAGAGCACTACCCGTATGCTAATATTCTATTTTCCTTTCATAATCAGTGCTTCGTGCGCACTGCCGCGCATCCACAATAACCAATTGACACAGGATACAGCACAGATATTCAAAACCCCAAAATATACAATCCAGATCTGAAATCCGAAAAAGTAAAACATAGGGATCCAGTATCCGAATACACTCCAATAGGATGCCATGCAGATCGGACATTGGATTACGGGTTTACGAAGATATTTATTCACGACATATTCTTCATCTGTTTTGTAGCAGCGGATCAGTCCCTTATCATCCGTTTCTATGCTGATCTTATCGTCGATCGCTTTCAACGCCTGGTTGATCCTCTCCTCTGGCTCCGCTAAACTGTTTTCACAGATCAGACCATTACCGGAATTTATCAATGTATCGTCTTTCAGTTTTTGTTGCAGTTTACCGAACAGTATATTCCATTGTTCACCACCGTAATATACCTTTACTTTTCGTACACGGGTCAGGTATTTAAACAACGGATATAAGATCATTTCACTGTCTTTATCTCTTCCGTCAGGAAGAACTTCCGTCCCTCCTTTTGCAGCTATACGTACGCCAAGGATAAATAATGATTGCAGAATAACATATGCTAATGCTGCAAATACCAAAAAGAAAAGTTCATTTACTTGTATCTCCATAACAGATTTCCTTATTTTAAAATTTGTTCTTTATTTAACAATACAAAGTTCAGGATCACAGCCGGTTGTTAAAAGAGACACAGTACTGAAGAAATGGTACAAAGTACAGATTTTAGGTTGCTTGTATATGCTGCTGCCGAAACTGTGCCGGAGTGACACCAGCGTGCTTTCTGAAAAAACGACCAAAATAAGACTGATCTGAAAAACGGAGACGGGCAGCGATCTGTGCAATGGTATCATCGGATTGTACGAGATGCGATTTGGCTTCGGCCAGTAAATGCTGATAGATAAAATTACTTGCAGACTGTCCGGTGATTGCTCTGACCATATCATTAAGATAATGTGGATGAACAAAAAGCAGATCTGCATAATCGGATACCTGTCTGTAGGTTAAAAAATGAGCATGTACAAGCCGCTTGAATTTACTGACCAGCTGCTCCTGCCTCGAATGCGTCACTGTTTCTGCAGCTTGTTGTATATACATGCGTCCTACTTCCAGCAGAAGTGCATTAAGATAAAGCCGTGTAAGCAGATCATCGTTAAAGTTTTGACGGTTTGTGTATTCCTGTTTCAGCTTATCAAACAAGGGTACAAGTTGCGCCATTTCTGTTTCATGAAGAGCCACAAAAGGATCGTTATCCGGAAAAAAAAAAGGATATTCCATGAGTTTAATCTGATTTTTCAGGCAGAGTAAAAAATATTCCGAATCAAAGCTGCAATGATATCCTTCAATATCCGGAGACCAATGCTGTATTTTATGCAGCGTGTTTTCGGGAATAAAAAACAACGTTCCTGCTTCAAAAGTATAGGTTTTATATCCAATTGTTTCGGTAGCGCTGCCTTTAGTAATCAGAATCATGCTGTAAAAACCTTTTCTTGTGCTGTGAAATGGAACATTACGCTGACAGGATTTAATCATTTCCAGCGGTACAATGGAAAGAAAATTCTGGAAAACGGTATGTTTTACTGATCCGCAAACTTCGCATATATCTATACTGTTATTATGCAATTGATGTGCTGCAGCAAAGTTCTTCCCATCAGCATTTTTATTTTTTTGTATTACCTCCATATCTGCATCCGTTAAATAGCATACAAAAGTAACAATCACCAACATTAAAAGCAATTTAGTTGCTTTTAATAACTATCAGATCATCAATCTTTACTTCTTACAGACTATCCGGTCCTGCATATTCTGTGCGATATTCCGGAAAACAAAGTCTGCGAAGTCCCAGAGCACTTTTATACATAAAAATTATCTCGCACAGATTGAGCACATTAGTATTAAAAGCAATATATTTTTGATAAATAAATTTTGCAATTCCGTTTTTCTCTCTATATTTGCATCACCAAAACGGAAAGAGCTACTGCTCGGAACGTTACAAGCGAAAGTAGCTCAGTTGGTAGAGCACAACCTTGCCAAGGTTGGGGTCGCGAGTTCGAATCTCGTCTTTCGCTCCACAATATCACCTGCCTAGGTGGTGGAACTGGTAGACACGCAGGACTTAAAATCCTGTTCCCGTTAAGGGAGTGCGGGTTCGATTCCCGCCCTAGGTACAAGAAAGCTCATCTAACGATGGGCTTTTCTTGTTTATGATCAGGTATTACAGTTGTAGCGAAAATTCGCAAGGTTTATTCAAAATACATAGAAAAGTTCTTTTACTATGTCTATATATAACTTGTAGCCTTCCTTCTATCTAAAAAATCAAAATTTTTCAGATTTTATCACTTCAATTGCTTTATTCAGATACAGGGATTTCGCTTTTTTTACAGCCAGCAGCCACTCGTTATATGTTTTGATTTCTTTTAGGTTTAATTGTTGGGCCAGGTCAATTTCTAAAGGAATATCAGGTTTTATTCCTTCTTTGATTTTATATATTTTGCCCGTCCTGTCCTGAAGGACTGCAACAGTCAAATTTATCTGGAAATTTTCACCAAGGATATAGGGGTAGTTTGATGAGGTATTTCCTGAGGTCGTCTGACCAACAATTCTTACGTTCTTTTGTCCCTTAAAATGAGCAACCAGGAATTCCGAGGCACTGATTGTTAATCCACTTGTAAGAACAATAATCGGAACACGATTATTCTTGATAGCAATGGCTGGATTTTGCTCATATTGGAGATCAAATAATTTAAGTGTTTCTTGTTCTTTTTTTGAAAGATTATTTAGTTTTGTAGGAACCCTCTCTTCTTTACCTTTATTATCTATGTTAGAATAGGTATAATCGGTATCGATTAAATTGGCAAGATGCCAGATCATCGGAAATACACTTCCACCGCTATTATTTTCTGTTAAATCAATTATCCAGGCCTTAGGGTTCAATCGATCCAATGTCTGAATTTGCTGTTTTATAGTATCAATGTATTTCCTTTGCTCATAAAAAACATCTGGAAGTTTAATATAGCCATAATTTCCTTCCAACAGACTACTTGAAAAGACTTTTTCGGGTAGTCCGGCTTCTTGATCCGTAGTTTTAGCGAGCTTCTCAAACAGGTTTGATTCTGATTCGTTACCACTAACATTTTCATCAAAAAACAGTGATGAATGTGCATCATTCAAACTTTTTAGAATCTTTTCGAATATGGGTTTTAATTTACTTAATTCAGTTATATTTTTTGTTTCCTCTAATATTACCGGCCGTAGAGAATCCCAATTCACTGTATTGTTCATATAGGACTTGTTTTCAACAGTATCTAAAAACGACACAACCAATGACTGGATTTCTGATTGTTGTGCCTGGACAGGTAAGTGAAACAGCGAAGCAAAAAGAAAAAGAAAGTGAATACTGAATTTTGAAATACGCATTGTGATAGAATCTTGTTATTGTACTAATATATAAATTAGACATCGATTTTTAGACCTATCCTATTTTTTTGCCAATAAAACACATTCCCGTGGAAGTTCCATCTAACATCTCATATCAATCTAAACGTCGTAAATTAATCTATGTAACCCTCCAGTTTTTATTCTTTTTCTAAATTCTGGATCAGGTTACAGTTCGTTAACCTGACTAATTTTGATTCGACAATAACGTCATCATTTTCTAATTCATTTTACTATGAACAAATCAATTTTTTATCATGCCGGCTGTCCGGTTTGTGTGAGTGCAGAACAAGACATCATTAATCTTATCGGTGAAACTAATGTTGAAGTTGTAAATATCGGAGAAGACAGAACCCGAATCCCGGAAGCCGAAAAAGCAGGCATTCAGTCCGTACCCGCGTTGGTGACACCTAACGGAAATGTTTTGCATATCAATTTCGGTGCATCTCTTGAAGATGTAAAAGGTTAAATCTTATTAAAGCTGCAGAGCCATTCATGCTTTGCAGCTTTAATAATAGAATTCACAATCAGTCAGAGATAGCAAAAGTAGATACAACTAATCAGCAATTTAGGATTGCTGATTTCTCACAGGATCAGCCTGTGAGCCAAATAAAATCTAACAGGTCTTTAAATAGCGTTGAGCTCTTCCCTGGAAGAAAATAATATTTATGTGTATACGAGACTTGTTCTTCAGGAAAACGCCTCAGGATTTCCTTATCATACTCAAAAATGAACTTACCATTATAACCACTAACGTCATTTAACTCTACAAAGTGTCCCCAATAGGTAGGTTTCCCTTTATAAAGATTTATTGTGAAATGAATAGGCTCTATTTCTCCCATATCATAACCGATTTTTTCGGAGTCCTCATTTTCTAAGGTTAAAACAATTACATTCTCCTTTTTTATTAAAAATTCGATAAGTAATAAGATAACAAAACACAATAAAAAAGATATAAATAGATAAAGCAACACATCAATACTAAAACTCAGCTTTGATACTGTTTTTATAAAATAAAGTTTCAGTAAAAATACATCAAAGATTAATAACAGGTAAAACGGTTGTAAATAAAGACTTTACAGCCGTTTTATGATTTTTTGGTAATGAGGTAAAAAGCAGTAAAAAGCGAGGTTTGGCAAAAGTAAGGTTACTAAAACGTTACTTTTAAACATTAAAAACAATCGTTTTAAAATACTGTATTTCAGCTTTCTGCATAGTTTTTCATATTGTTCCGTAGCTCACATAGGTTTAATTTTATCATTAAGAATTGTGAGTATGGAAACGACAAAAAAATCAACGTTTAAGGTATTGTTTTACCTTAAAAAGAACGCCCCAAAGAAAAACGGAAAAGTTACTGTTATGTGCAGGATTACCGTAAACGGCAAACAGTCTGCATTCAGTACAAAGCTGGATATTTCCGCAACAAATTGGGATTTGAAGTACGGCAGGGTTTTAGGTAAAAGCCGAGAAGCCCAAGCCACGAACAGCAAACTTGACAAAATTCGTTCGGGTATTGAGGAATGCTATTCCAAAATCCTGAAGAACGAGGGGGCTGTAAACAGTGCTAAACTTAAAAATGCCGTTCTTGGTATGGAAAGCGGAGAACTGACCTTTTTCAAATTTTATGACCAGTTCCTATCCGACTATGAGAAAAAGGTTAATAGTGGACTTCGGGTAAATGGCACACGCAGTAAATACAAAATACTTTTGAAACATCTTCGAAATTTTGCCTTTGCAAAATACGGTTATTCCGATGTGTCTTTTAACGACCTTACTCCTGATTTTGTGCAGGACTTTGATTACTACCTTCGTGACGACCAAAGCCTAACACACAACACCATTTGGCTGTATATGATTGGGTTTACTACACTTTGCCGATTGGCAATGAGCAGAAAGCATCTTGCTTTTAATCCGTTCAGCGAGTACAAGAATACCAAAAAGGATAAAGACCGTGGTTATCTATTGCGTAATGAATTGGAACAGCTCGTAACGTTCAACTGTGATAAAAAGAAAGACGAATTGGTTAAGGATTTATTTGTTTTCAGTTGCTTTACAGGTCTTTCCTATTCAGATATGAAAGGGCTTAGAAACAGTAATATTCAAGACTTTTTTGATGGCAATCAGTGGATAATCGTACGCAGAAAGAAAACGGCAACATCATCCAATGTAATGCTGTTGGATATTCCAAAAATGATTATCGAAAAATATGCAGGACTGTCAAAGGACGGAAAGGTTTTTCCTGTCCCCTCAAATACGGTCTGCAATGACAGCTTGAAAAGAATATCCAAACAAATTGAGTGTCTTAAAGAGAAGAAAGTAACCTTTCATTTGGCACGCCATACCTTTGCCACACTATTTTTAAGTGAGGGTGTTCCATTGGAGAGTTTGAGTAAAATGTTGGGGCATAAAAACATTGCCACTACGCAGATTTACGCCAAAATACTCAACGAGAAAGTCGGAAAGGATATGCAAAAGGTATCGCATAAATTTAAAGGAATGGAACAGTCTTTTGTTTCTCAACTATGAAGTCTATAAAAGTAATCAAAGAAAGTCAATGTTATTATACGTTGGCTTTTTTTGTATTTTAGCAATTGGTAGAAACAATGACAAAAAATAGAATAATGAAAAAACTTATCCTACTTATAATTTCAGCAACACTTTTATTGAGTTGTAACCAAAATAAAAAGGAAGAAGAACAATCATCCAAAAAAGAAAAAGTAAATGATGTTGAGGATAAGTCTGTATCATTATCTATAGAGCCAAATGTTTTTAAACTTTCAGAAATCCCAGATACTATAAAGGTTACAATAATAAACAATACAAATGATACTATCACTACAGGGTTGCATTATCAGATTGAAAATTACGAGAAAAACGAATGGAAAGACATTTCGCCAAAGGGTATTGCGTTTAACGACCTTGGTTGGCGACTAAAACCAACCGATACAGAGAGTTTTGAAAAGAAATTATATAAAGACCAAATCAGTTATAAAGTAGGCAAATACAGAATTGTCAAATATTATCTGAACTCCGACTATCAAAAGACAAGGGAAAATAATAATGTTTACGGAGAGTTTGAGATTAAGTAGAATATAAACAACACAGCCCACCGCATTTAAGCAGTGGGCTGTTTTTTTAATTGACCGATATGGTTAAGTTTCAAAGCATTCATTTAATCAGCTAACGCTGATAGTTATCTTCCAATACCTTGACAATATCGCTTTCACGAAACAAGATTTTCCGTTCGAGCTTGATAAAAGGTATCAGTCCGTCATCCCTGTATTGTTGCAATGTCCGTTTGCTGATGTGTAACATCTCGCAAACCTGTTCGCCTGACAGATAGATTTCCCCTTTTAGTAATGGGTGGAAATATTCTCTGATATACAACAGTTCATTTTTGATGCCTACCACAGCTTCGAGCAGGGCAAGCATATCTTCGTTTGAATCTCCAATCTGTTTCATTTCTTTTGCTTTTTTAATGGTCGCTCTCCCTGCATAAGTAACTCCACTTCTGATAATCTGAAATACGTTTTCCGATTGATCTGCGTTGCTCCAAGAATGCCTTTTGCCCTATACGTCTGCAACGTTCTTTTGCTGATATTGAGCAGTTGGCAGGCTTCCTGTTGGTCGAGCCATTTCGTTGCCTGTTGCAATGCCTTGTAAGGCGTAGTGATTTTCTTAATCAATAAAGAAACTTCCTTTACTTCTCTGTGCAATGCTTTTAAAATCTGAATGTCCAAAACTGTTATTTCCATATCCGCATCATTTAATCCTCAAAAGTAAAAGCAACTTATAAAGGTTGCTCCAATGTTGTAGTCAGAAGTAGCATTTGGCGTTTAGTTGCCAAATACTCGGTTATAATCCCAACTTTGGTTTTTGGTTTTTTGGGCGAGCCTGTTGTATTTTGTTTGAATTGTCCATTTTTAAAGCAGGCTTTTTATTGGTCTGTACGTTCTGATTGTTTTCAGCATTTTTATAACCCGAACGCATAACCGTTTTGGTAGCGCCTATGATGCTTTCAGGTTCGGCAGTCTGTTTTTTTTGTTCAGCACGCTTGCCCCCGAACAGCCTGCCCAGACCTAAACCCTTTGTGTCTGTGAATTGGCGTTTAAAGTTGGCTATGAAATTGGAAATGGGGTCGCTGCCCTTATCGACCTGAATAAAAGGTATATTCTTTTTTTTCTCAGATTCTTCTTTTTCTTTACGCTCTTTGTCGGTTGTTATTTTTTGTGCCATAGGTTCAAAATTTCCCCCAATGTAAACCATAAAAGAATGCTTCATTTGCCTTTGGCTTTTAGTGGCAGTCTTTGGCGTTCAATTGCCAAATGCTTTGATATAAATTCATCTACGGTTAAGATATTTTGTAGTTTTGTATTAAAGAATAGGCAATGAAAGTCAATAAAACCGAAATATTAAATAATATCTGTTACACCGAACTTGTATATGGCAGAATAAATAAAAAGCTACGAGTAGACTATTCAAAATCTGAAATTGAAAAATTGATTTTTAATGCCATAAGCGAAACGGCAGAAAAATTCATTCAGAAAATCGGTAAAAATTATTATATAACAAACACTTACAAAAATATTAGGATTACAATCAACACATACACACACAGGGTTATCACTGTTGACAGAATTACAAAATAACAACTGCTTTAACCACAATTAATATAAGTTAAGCAAAGTATAAATCAACTTCCAAAAAAAGAATAAAAAGGCAGTAAAGATAAGGCAGACAGCCACCGCACCACCCAACCAAAAGCTTACGGCATAATGGCAGGGCAAATATGGTGGCTTCGCCGAGTTTGTTGTGTTGCCCTGCCACCCTTCGGGACTTATTCCGTTTCCTTTTGGTTTTTTCGCCTGTCCGCCTTGTTAAAATGGCTTTCTTTTTTTTCTTTTTTTTTGTTTTGGAAAATATTTTTTGATAGGGAGTTTCAGTACTATAATTAGCAGATGCAGGATACCCCTTGTATCTATAGGTTAGGGATAGCCCGATTTCTTTTTCTTGACAAGTTGCAGAGCAAGAAAAAGAAGCAAAAAGAACTCCGCTATTGGGGTTGGAACTGTTAAGCTAAAGCCGTTGGATGACAAAAAAAGATAGGCTGATTTCTCAGCCTATCCATCTATAAGATAATAAAAATTGTTGTTGTAACTTATATCCAATGGTAAGGCTTGTCCTTACGGTTCAGATAGCAGTACATTTCTTCCTTTTTAAGTTCTGGGAAGAACCTCAATGCCCTATCAATTGCATAGTTGGGTAAGAAGTAAATTTCGTCACGGATTGCTTTGATAACCCTGCTATGACCATAGAAACGGACAAGCTCATCAATTTCATTTTGACCGCCACGTTCTATGATACGGGCTATAATAGTCTTGTAGGCTTTCTTAAAGTCCATTGCTTCGATGTCGAAATCCCAAAAAAACACTCGGTCAAGATTTGGAATGTCGTTATTTTTTTCTCTTAATTCCATATAGTAAAGATACGATTTTTTTAGTTGTTCACTGATTTTTCAACGCCTAAAGCCTCTACCTTTTTTCGGCAGATCGGGTATTTGTCCAAATTTTAAAGACGGATTAAGAACCGCCTTGTTTAAGCGTTCATTAATTTTTTCCATATCGGTCTCTTTACCTTTTAACAACTTAACTTTTGCTTCGTGGTCGATATTCTTGTGATACAATAAGGCGTATGTAGCCATTGCAGGATTACCACCATATTTATTTTGATATGCTTCTAAATAGGTTCTAAGCGGATGGTGTTCTAATAGAAAATGCATATCTATAAAATCCTTAATCCGTGTACCATTTTGGAATATGGCGTGGAGTTTCATTGCCCCTATGTCCTCTAAGGATGCTAATCGTATCCCATCTTTTGTTTCAATTGGCTTTTGCCATGGATATTGATGCGAAAGAATATCAACTTTAATCTTATCTATATCAAGTAAGATTGTATTATTAAACATATCGTTTATCAATACCCGAGGATATTGAGTGACTAAATGTTTTAATAGCTTCTGTTCATCAAAGCCTTTGGTTGTAAAAAGGTCAATATCAATACTCAATCGGTGACCAATCTGTAGACTTAATGCAGTTCCCCCTACAAGGTTAAAATCTTTCAGCATTTCATCTTTCATTAGTGCATGGAGAAGTTTCCACATCTCACTGCTGACTGTTTCTTTGTGTAGCATGATTTTTCGTTTTTCGGGAATTTAATCCCGAAAACGAAGCCTTTGCCCAAAGTGGTAGTCAGTGGCATTGTTTGGCGTTCATGGGCACAATGAGGGATGAATATCCAAAAGATTATATGGCTCTTTGCCTACACAAACCGTTATCAGAACAACGGCTTGTGCTTATCGTTATAGATTTCCTTAATCAGCTCTCCGAACTCCTGAAAGTGGAATTCGATAATATTATCCAGATAAGCATAAATTGTCAGCTTGTCAATTCCCATAATGTTGGTAAGCCTGTTAAATGTTTCGTGATGTTCCTGCCGTACATAGACCGATTTGCCTTTGCTTGCATTTCTTTTAGGGATTCTAAAGAACGTTACGCAATAATCCTCTTTCGTCAGCTTCTTTGGTTTTGAAACGGTTCTTTTGGTATCGCCTGCAATCGGTTTTGTATCTTCTGGTTCTACAGATTTTTCGCCTGTTTCAATTGCAGTAAGCTCATCACTATGCGGTAAAGTGTTCTGCTCTTGTTCAGGTTCTTTCTTTTCATCAGTTAGGAAATTTTCAATAGAAAAACTCTCTTTTTCGGGTTGCTGATTTTTGTTTTCTTCGTGTATCATATCTCTTAATTTTAATATTATATCCAATTAGCTGTTTGGTTGGTTAAGTAGTCAGCTGTATGTTCTGTACCAATGTAACAACCTATCTACCTATGCACTTGCATACCCTTAATTAGCTGTTTCGCTAACTGAAAAATATGCAATTAGCCAGCAACCACGTATGTTGATTTGTTATCAGTCACCCTCATTTGCAATCAGGATTTATGCTGATTGGTTACATCGTTAACGATACAAGTAACCAGCTGGCTAAACATATACAAAGGACGCAAAAGCAGTCCCAATCTTAATCAGGGTGGCAGTCAGTGGCACAATTTGGCGTTCATTGTCATTGTTGTAAATAACTATTATTCAAATAGTCTTACCGAAATTTGTAATGGAAGCTATGGGTTTTTCCTGCTAACTACAATCCGTTGGCAAAACGGATTTTTCTGAACCCTTGTTCAGAGCAAGTTATCTCTTGAGGTCCTCGAAATAAATTCCCGTACCTCAAGAGCACTTGCCCTTGCAGGGGGCTGGAAACGGCTCCAAAGTCGCTCGTTTGTTTAAAAATTAAAATGGATTATTATGGAAGAGAAAAACAGAAAACAGATTAGGAAAACAGGACGAAAACCAAAGATTGACCCTGCGGTTCATCGATATTCCATCAATTTGAATGCGGAGGATAATGCCAAATTTCTTGCCCTCTTTGACCAGTCAAGAATGAAAGCACTTGCTCATTTTATTACAGCCTGTATCTTTCAAAAGACGGTAAAGACCGTGAAAATGGATATGGATGCAATAGAATATCACGAAAAGTTGACGCGATTTTTTAGTCAGTTCCGATCAATCGGAACAAATTACAATCAGATTGTGAAGATATTGTACCGTAATTTTTCCGAGAAAAAAGCAGGAACTTACCTTTTTAGATTGGAAAAGGAAACCATCGAATTGGTACAAGTTACTAAAGAAGTTATCCGTTTGACACAGGAATTTGAAAAGAAATATCTGAATAAAGAGTGAAATTATGATTGCAAAAATCGGAAAGGGAAGTAATATGTACGGAGCGATTTTGTACAATCAACAAAAAGTGGATAAGGAAAACGGAGCGGTTTTATTGCTGAACAAGATACCCGACACGGTGGACGGTAAGTATTCCGTTGCCTATTTTAATAAATGCTTTGAACCATATCTGTCTGCTAATATCAAAACGGAAAAGACGGTACGGCATATATCGCTGAACCCAGATCCTTCGGATAAAATCAGCGATGAGCAGTTTACGGATATGGCTCAGGAATATATGGAACGTATGGGCTACGGCAATCAGCCGTATATCGTGTTCAAACATACAGACATAGACCGCACGCATATCCATATCGTTTCTACCTGCGTGGGAATTGACGGCAAGAAAATCCCCGATGATTACGACCACCCACGCTCAATGGCTATCTGTCGGGATTTGGAAACTAAATATAACCTAAACAAAGCCATCGAGCAGGAGCAGAAACAAGTCAACAAAATTTTCAAGCCTATAAATCATAAAAATGGCGACATCAAAAGTCAGATTGCTTCGGTAGTTCGCCATTTGCCAAAGAATTACAGCTTTTCGACTATGGGTAATTACAATGCTTTGCTTTCTCTGTTCAACATCACAGCAGAAGAAGTCAAAGGCGAACGGAACGGACAACCTGTAAACGGATTGGTCTATTTAGCTTTGGATGAGAACGGCAATAAGGCAAGCAATCCTTTTAAAGCATCACTTTTCGGAAAAGATGCAGGCGTTGCACAACTGCAAAAACACTTCGAGAAATCCAAAGAGAAAATGAAAACCACGCCTGTAAGGGCAGTTCTGAAAAATACGGTGGAGCTTGCCATACACACTACTAGCAACGAAATGGAGTTTAGAAAACAACTTACAGAACAAGGAATTAATACGATTACCCGCAGAAACAGTGAAGGACGAATTTACGGTATGACCTTTATAGACTACGAAAGCCGTAGCGTTTGGAACGGCTCACAATTAGACAGAAATTTGTCGGCAAACGTATTTAATGATTGGTGGAATAACGGAAATAAACCCGAATTAAAGATACAAGATAACACCATTTCTAAAGGAAAT
The Sphingobacterium spiritivorum genome window above contains:
- a CDS encoding nucleotidyl transferase AbiEii/AbiGii toxin family protein gives rise to the protein MLHKETVSSEMWKLLHALMKDEMLKDFNLVGGTALSLQIGHRLSIDIDLFTTKGFDEQKLLKHLVTQYPRVLINDMFNNTILLDIDKIKVDILSHQYPWQKPIETKDGIRLASLEDIGAMKLHAIFQNGTRIKDFIDMHFLLEHHPLRTYLEAYQNKYGGNPAMATYALLYHKNIDHEAKVKLLKGKETDMEKINERLNKAVLNPSLKFGQIPDLPKKGRGFRR
- a CDS encoding DUF3781 domain-containing protein, with the translated sequence MKVNKTEILNNICYTELVYGRINKKLRVDYSKSEIEKLIFNAISETAEKFIQKIGKNYYITNTYKNIRITINTYTHRVITVDRITK
- the mobB gene encoding conjugal transfer protein MobB, which codes for MIAKIGKGSNMYGAILYNQQKVDKENGAVLLLNKIPDTVDGKYSVAYFNKCFEPYLSANIKTEKTVRHISLNPDPSDKISDEQFTDMAQEYMERMGYGNQPYIVFKHTDIDRTHIHIVSTCVGIDGKKIPDDYDHPRSMAICRDLETKYNLNKAIEQEQKQVNKIFKPINHKNGDIKSQIASVVRHLPKNYSFSTMGNYNALLSLFNITAEEVKGERNGQPVNGLVYLALDENGNKASNPFKASLFGKDAGVAQLQKHFEKSKEKMKTTPVRAVLKNTVELAIHTTSNEMEFRKQLTEQGINTITRRNSEGRIYGMTFIDYESRSVWNGSQLDRNLSANVFNDWWNNGNKPELKIQDNTISKGNGIENLPQKDLFEFLSPEHSPNTDLGLFSLLPDAQGEDYEEEQFANQMKKKQYPRKRRH
- a CDS encoding DUF6922 domain-containing protein; translated protein: MELREKNNDIPNLDRVFFWDFDIEAMDFKKAYKTIIARIIERGGQNEIDELVRFYGHSRVIKAIRDEIYFLPNYAIDRALRFFPELKKEEMYCYLNRKDKPYHWI
- a CDS encoding DUF3408 domain-containing protein, which gives rise to MIHEENKNQQPEKESFSIENFLTDEKKEPEQEQNTLPHSDELTAIETGEKSVEPEDTKPIAGDTKRTVSKPKKLTKEDYCVTFFRIPKRNASKGKSVYVRQEHHETFNRLTNIMGIDKLTIYAYLDNIIEFHFQEFGELIKEIYNDKHKPLF
- the mobA gene encoding conjugal transfer protein MobA, encoding MEEKNRKQIRKTGRKPKIDPAVHRYSINLNAEDNAKFLALFDQSRMKALAHFITACIFQKTVKTVKMDMDAIEYHEKLTRFFSQFRSIGTNYNQIVKILYRNFSEKKAGTYLFRLEKETIELVQVTKEVIRLTQEFEKKYLNKE